In Sphingobium sp. B2D3C, a genomic segment contains:
- a CDS encoding 5-methyltetrahydropteroyltriglutamate--homocysteine S-methyltransferase: MTSKPPFRADHVGSFLRPQALIEARHDHAAGKIDAAALRAIEDKAIADVVAFQESVGVKAVTDGEFRRKFFHTDFLLQLDGIEEQGGMEVQFQNAIGKDVHFAPPKMVVTGKIRHAKPIQRADYEYLASVVSETPKVTIPSPTMLHFRAGREGISETVYPDMADFFADVASAYQEEVADLADAGCRYLQLDDTNLAYLCDDKQRENARKRGLDPDDLPRHYAKMINDALATAPDDMFTAMHLCRGNFRSSWAAEGGYEPVAEIMFNEVDIDSFLLEYDDARSGDFAPLRFLPKGKIVVLGLITTKLGELETKDEVKRRIDDATKYASLDQLALSPQCGFASTVHGNDIAFDQQKAKMELVAEVAQEVWG, encoded by the coding sequence ATGACGTCCAAACCCCCTTTCCGCGCCGACCATGTCGGCAGCTTCCTGCGCCCGCAGGCGCTTATCGAGGCCCGACACGATCATGCCGCCGGCAAGATCGACGCTGCCGCTCTGCGCGCGATCGAGGACAAGGCCATTGCCGATGTCGTGGCGTTCCAGGAGAGCGTCGGCGTCAAGGCAGTGACGGACGGCGAGTTCCGCCGCAAATTCTTCCACACCGACTTCCTGCTGCAGCTCGACGGCATCGAGGAGCAGGGCGGCATGGAAGTGCAGTTCCAGAATGCCATCGGCAAGGACGTGCATTTCGCGCCGCCCAAGATGGTGGTGACGGGCAAAATTCGCCACGCCAAACCCATTCAGCGCGCGGATTACGAATATCTCGCCAGCGTGGTGAGCGAGACACCCAAGGTGACCATTCCCTCGCCGACCATGCTGCATTTCCGCGCCGGGCGCGAAGGGATCAGCGAGACGGTCTACCCTGACATGGCCGATTTCTTCGCGGACGTGGCATCGGCCTATCAGGAGGAAGTCGCAGATCTGGCCGATGCCGGCTGCCGCTATCTGCAGCTCGATGACACCAATCTGGCCTATCTGTGCGATGACAAGCAGCGCGAGAATGCCCGCAAGCGCGGCCTCGATCCCGATGACCTGCCGCGCCATTATGCCAAGATGATCAATGATGCGCTGGCCACCGCGCCGGATGACATGTTCACGGCGATGCACCTGTGCCGGGGCAACTTCCGCTCCAGCTGGGCTGCCGAGGGTGGCTATGAGCCCGTCGCCGAAATCATGTTCAATGAGGTCGATATCGACTCCTTCCTCCTTGAATATGACGATGCGCGCTCGGGCGACTTCGCGCCGCTGCGCTTCCTGCCCAAGGGCAAGATCGTCGTGCTCGGCCTGATCACCACCAAGCTGGGTGAACTGGAGACCAAGGACGAGGTGAAGCGCCGGATCGACGACGCGACGAAATATGCCTCGCTCGACCAGCTTGCCCTGTCGCCGCAATGCGGCTTCGCCTCGACCGTCCACGGCAATGACATCGCCTTCGACCAGCAGAAGGCGAAGATGGAACTGGTCGCCGAGGTTGCTCAGGAGGTCTGGGGCTGA
- a CDS encoding MFS transporter: MRSGGNGMFRSLSNRNFRLWVSTNLFSNIGTWMQGTAQTWLVLTELTDHSAGAVGILTALQFLPQVLLVAVTGSVADHVDRRKLLITIQCFQTLLALSLGALIISGLAELWHVYIFGFALGCCMAFEAPARHSFVSDLVGDEIIGNAVAMNSTAFQTARMIGPALAGLCIALVGTGWVFVINGLSYLIVTTGLLNVRVTRHAHAAAQPRGVSRLLDGFRYVAGRPDIRTVFLMLFFFGTLGMNFGIFISVMAATVYQQGASEYGLLTSIMAIGSVTGALLTARRDRPRMHHAVIGTFLFGCFMTAAALSPSYILFGLVLIGVGLAAQTSLTSSNGFVQLATDRAMRGRVMAIYVAITLGGLPLGAPLIGWVADTYGARAAMGVGGAAGFLSAAIGLSYLIRVRNLRFIWDDEGPRLHMNPDPHLREPGPAVLPPDRAL; this comes from the coding sequence ATGAGGTCAGGCGGCAATGGCATGTTTCGCTCCCTCTCCAACCGCAACTTCCGGCTGTGGGTCAGCACCAATCTCTTTTCCAACATCGGCACCTGGATGCAGGGCACGGCCCAGACATGGCTGGTGCTCACCGAACTGACCGATCATAGCGCTGGCGCGGTCGGCATTCTCACCGCACTGCAGTTCCTGCCGCAGGTGCTGCTTGTGGCGGTGACCGGATCGGTCGCCGACCATGTCGACCGGCGCAAGCTGCTCATCACCATCCAGTGTTTCCAGACTCTGCTGGCGCTCAGCCTCGGCGCGCTGATCATTTCGGGTCTGGCGGAGCTCTGGCACGTCTACATCTTCGGCTTCGCGCTGGGCTGCTGCATGGCGTTTGAGGCGCCCGCGCGGCACAGCTTCGTCTCCGATCTGGTGGGGGACGAGATCATCGGCAACGCGGTGGCCATGAACAGCACGGCCTTCCAGACCGCCCGCATGATCGGACCGGCACTGGCGGGCCTGTGCATCGCGCTGGTGGGCACCGGCTGGGTGTTCGTGATCAACGGGCTCTCCTACCTGATCGTCACCACCGGCCTGCTCAATGTGCGGGTGACGCGGCATGCCCATGCGGCCGCGCAGCCGCGCGGGGTGAGCCGGCTGCTCGACGGCTTTCGCTATGTGGCCGGGCGACCGGACATTCGCACCGTGTTCCTGATGCTGTTCTTCTTCGGCACGCTGGGCATGAACTTCGGCATTTTCATCAGCGTGATGGCGGCGACCGTCTATCAGCAGGGCGCCAGCGAATATGGCCTGCTGACCTCCATCATGGCGATCGGCTCGGTCACCGGCGCCTTGCTGACCGCCCGTCGCGACCGGCCGCGGATGCATCATGCCGTTATCGGCACCTTCCTGTTCGGCTGTTTCATGACCGCCGCCGCGCTCTCGCCAAGCTATATCCTGTTCGGACTGGTGCTGATCGGCGTGGGGCTGGCAGCACAGACCTCGCTCACCTCATCCAACGGCTTCGTCCAGTTGGCGACGGACCGGGCGATGCGCGGGCGGGTGATGGCCATCTATGTCGCGATCACCTTGGGCGGCCTGCCGCTCGGCGCGCCGCTGATCGGCTGGGTCGCCGACACCTATGGCGCGCGCGCCGCGATGGGCGTCGGCGGCGCGGCGGGCTTTCTCTCCGCAGCGATTGGCCTGAGCTATCTGATCCGCGTCCGCAACCTGCGCTTCATCTGGGATGACGAAGGACCGCGCCTGCACATGAACCCGGACCCGCATTTGCGTGAGCCGGGCCCGGCGGTGCTACCGCCAGATCGGGCGCTCTAG
- a CDS encoding RlmE family RNA methyltransferase, translating into MARGDKSVGTRVRTARGRTAQSTRWLQRQLNDPYVKRAKAEGYRSRAAYKLLELDEKFGLLKDVRHVVDLGAAPGGWTQVVRKVLPKAKVVGIDLLPIEPLPDVTLLQMDFMADQAPDQLIAELGAAPDLVLSDMAANTVGHQQTDHLRTMGLVEAAADFAMQTLRPGGAFVAKVFAGGTDDGLLRQLKAAFRTVKHAKPPSSRKGSVEWFVVAQGFKGRQAP; encoded by the coding sequence ATGGCCAGAGGTGACAAATCTGTCGGGACGCGCGTGCGCACGGCACGCGGGCGCACGGCCCAATCGACGCGCTGGCTGCAACGCCAGCTGAACGACCCCTATGTGAAGCGGGCCAAGGCGGAGGGCTATCGCAGCCGCGCCGCCTACAAGCTGCTGGAGCTGGACGAGAAGTTCGGCCTGCTCAAGGATGTCCGCCATGTCGTCGATCTGGGCGCAGCGCCGGGCGGCTGGACGCAGGTGGTACGGAAGGTGCTGCCCAAAGCGAAGGTCGTGGGCATCGACCTTCTGCCCATCGAGCCGCTGCCCGATGTGACCCTGCTCCAGATGGACTTCATGGCAGACCAAGCCCCCGACCAGTTGATCGCGGAACTGGGCGCCGCGCCGGATCTGGTCCTGTCGGACATGGCGGCCAATACGGTCGGCCACCAGCAGACGGACCATCTGCGCACCATGGGCCTGGTCGAGGCGGCCGCCGATTTCGCGATGCAGACCCTGCGGCCCGGCGGCGCCTTCGTCGCAAAGGTCTTTGCCGGCGGCACGGACGATGGCCTGCTGCGCCAGCTCAAGGCGGCCTTTCGCACCGTCAAGCACGCCAAGCCGCCGTCCAGCCGCAAAGGGTCGGTGGAGTGGTTCGTCGTCGCGCAGGGGTTCAAGGGCCGGCAGGCGCCATAA
- a CDS encoding Ppx/GppA phosphatase family protein, translating into MAHKATPAPRMGQEPGTLVSAGGAKQKARSFNRPLPRGNLAALDLGTNNCRLLIARPDGDRFVIVDAFSRIVRLGEGLSATGRLSDAAIDRTLSALSVCAEKLRRRRVVLARSVATEACRQAENGRAFVDRVQRETGIMLDIISPREEARLAVLGCKALLERGEGPALIFDIGGGSTELVLLDGDGDQLRIVDWHSAPHGVVSLAEAVAGHGDTASERAAAYAEMLRRMREAFAAFAERLPKTGPVRLLGTSGTVTTLASVHLGLPRYDRKAIDGLTVPADAMREIAGRLSTMSIAERIAQPCIGDERADLVVAGCAILESILDIWPADRLGVADRGIREGILRALTDSASSRDLG; encoded by the coding sequence ATGGCGCATAAGGCGACGCCCGCGCCGCGCATGGGGCAGGAGCCCGGCACACTGGTGTCTGCCGGGGGCGCGAAACAGAAGGCGCGGTCCTTCAATCGTCCGCTGCCGCGCGGCAATCTGGCTGCGCTCGACCTCGGCACCAACAATTGCCGCCTGCTCATTGCGCGGCCGGATGGCGACCGCTTCGTGATCGTCGACGCCTTTTCCCGCATCGTTCGCCTTGGCGAAGGCCTTTCCGCCACCGGGCGCTTGTCTGACGCCGCGATCGACCGCACCTTGTCCGCCCTCTCCGTCTGCGCCGAGAAGCTGCGCCGCCGCCGCGTGGTGCTGGCCCGCTCTGTCGCGACCGAAGCCTGCCGGCAGGCAGAGAACGGGCGCGCCTTCGTGGACCGGGTGCAGCGCGAAACCGGCATCATGCTCGACATCATTTCGCCCCGCGAGGAAGCGCGGCTTGCGGTCCTCGGCTGTAAGGCGCTGCTGGAACGTGGCGAAGGCCCGGCGCTCATCTTCGACATCGGCGGGGGTTCGACCGAGCTGGTGCTGCTCGATGGCGATGGCGACCAGTTGCGCATCGTCGACTGGCACAGCGCGCCGCATGGCGTCGTGTCGCTGGCGGAAGCCGTGGCCGGCCATGGCGACACCGCCAGCGAGCGCGCCGCCGCCTATGCCGAAATGCTCCGGCGGATGCGCGAAGCTTTTGCCGCCTTTGCCGAGCGGCTGCCCAAGACCGGGCCGGTGCGCCTGCTCGGCACGTCCGGCACTGTCACCACGCTCGCCAGCGTCCATCTGGGCCTGCCCCGCTATGATCGCAAGGCGATCGACGGGCTGACCGTGCCGGCCGATGCCATGCGGGAAATCGCCGGCCGCCTGTCCACCATGAGCATAGCGGAGCGCATCGCCCAGCCCTGCATCGGCGACGAGCGCGCCGATCTGGTGGTGGCGGGCTGCGCCATCTTGGAAAGCATTCTCGACATCTGGCCGGCAGACCGGCTGGGCGTCGCCGATCGCGGTATTCGCGAAGGGATTCTCCGTGCGCTGACGGACAGCGCCTCAAGCCGGGACCTGGGATAA
- a CDS encoding LolA family protein translates to MIRLPKFTRRSATLSLLLTALAAPALVPASPVAAQAARSSDLASVSTAVRGITTLSGDFTQTDRNGQVQNGKLLWKQPGKIRFDYGAGDLLIVADGSSLYMIDYQVAQVQRWPIRNSPLGALLDPKRDITRYGKIVDTGDPRVVSVEVRDPQHPEYGVITLIFTRKAGVPGGLSLYGWVALDAQGNRTNIRLSNLKYGAPIADSAFRWRDPRGTRGPR, encoded by the coding sequence ATGATCAGACTTCCCAAATTCACCCGGCGTTCCGCCACCCTCTCTCTGCTGCTGACCGCGCTCGCGGCGCCGGCCTTGGTGCCGGCCAGCCCGGTGGCGGCGCAAGCCGCGAGGTCGAGCGACCTCGCGAGCGTCAGCACGGCGGTTCGCGGCATCACCACGCTGAGCGGCGACTTCACCCAAACCGACCGCAACGGGCAGGTGCAGAACGGCAAGCTGCTCTGGAAGCAGCCGGGCAAGATCCGCTTCGATTATGGCGCCGGCGATCTGCTCATCGTTGCCGACGGCAGCTCGCTCTACATGATCGACTATCAGGTTGCGCAGGTGCAGCGCTGGCCGATCCGCAATTCACCGCTCGGCGCATTGCTCGACCCCAAGCGCGACATCACCCGCTATGGCAAGATCGTCGACACGGGCGATCCGCGCGTCGTCTCGGTGGAAGTGCGCGATCCCCAGCATCCCGAATATGGCGTGATCACGCTCATCTTCACCCGCAAGGCCGGCGTGCCGGGTGGGCTCTCCCTCTATGGCTGGGTGGCGCTGGATGCGCAGGGTAACCGCACCAACATTCGCCTGAGCAACCTCAAATATGGCGCGCCCATTGCCGATTCGGCCTTCCGCTGGCGCGACCCGCGCGGAACCCGCGGCCCGCGCTGA
- a CDS encoding DNA translocase FtsK yields MASRAPMNRTPEWQAMLRRSLIRIGTFAGSVGLYALALFLLLALLSYKVSDQALNTAAGPETRNLMGAAGAWAADILFTFAGLPALLLLPFILVFARRLWADADMSGWQGQIAKCLGGLLLIGTGLWIAQPEPLVGLPARWGGVIGFLFAHGLTALTARLGETADLILQWLLLAAFIASGLWLWVRSLALEKPLWHLARPALPLLSSLGSLRTAKAGSLDVAEPERDPHPEREAEPRRPVDTTPRQPITIQSPSSAAIPKAFGPVSGQEDLFGNGALPSPDLLSPAPASAVSKIDRPGLERNARLLESVLDDFHVKGAITEVRPGPVVTMYELEPAPGIKASRVIQLADDIARNMSALSARVATIPGRTVIGIELPNADRESVVLHQLITSQQFAEQKGGLPIILGKNIFGEPVIADLAGMPHLLVAGTTGSGKSVGLNTMLLSLLYRMTPDDLRLIMIDPKMLELSIYDNIPHLLSPVVTEPAKAIRALKWAVEQMEDRYRMMASIGVRNLAGYNEKVRGARAKGKSLGRRVQIGFDEQTRQPIYEEEELDYQPLPQIVVVVDELADLMMTAGKEVEFLIQRLAQKARAAGIHLILATQRPSVDVITGVIKANLPTRISFFVTSKIDSRTILGEQGAEQLLGKGDMLYMASGKGLMRVHGPFVSDDEVRGVADHWRSKGQPDYISAVTEEPEDGSFALDGVDLGDDSADAKLFRKACQLVFENQKASTSWLQRQMRIGYNSAARLIERMENEGMVGAPNHVGRREVLRDEMGNPK; encoded by the coding sequence ATGGCAAGTCGGGCACCGATGAATCGGACCCCCGAATGGCAGGCGATGCTGCGCCGGAGCCTGATCCGCATCGGCACCTTTGCTGGCTCGGTCGGGCTGTACGCGCTGGCGCTGTTCCTCCTGCTCGCGCTGCTCAGCTACAAGGTGAGCGACCAAGCGCTGAACACCGCGGCCGGGCCGGAGACGCGCAATTTGATGGGCGCCGCCGGTGCCTGGGCAGCGGATATTCTCTTCACCTTCGCCGGCCTGCCTGCCTTGCTGTTGCTGCCCTTCATCCTCGTCTTCGCGCGGCGCCTGTGGGCCGATGCAGACATGAGCGGCTGGCAGGGCCAGATCGCCAAATGTCTCGGCGGCCTGCTGCTCATCGGCACCGGCCTGTGGATCGCCCAGCCCGAACCGCTGGTCGGGCTGCCGGCCCGCTGGGGCGGCGTCATCGGCTTCCTGTTCGCCCACGGCCTCACGGCCCTGACGGCGCGCCTTGGCGAAACCGCCGACCTCATTCTGCAATGGCTGCTGCTGGCGGCGTTCATTGCCTCCGGCCTATGGCTGTGGGTCCGCAGCCTCGCGCTCGAAAAGCCGCTTTGGCATCTCGCCCGCCCCGCCCTGCCGCTGCTCTCCAGCCTTGGCTCCTTGCGAACGGCGAAAGCTGGCAGCCTAGATGTCGCCGAGCCCGAACGCGACCCGCATCCCGAACGCGAGGCGGAACCACGCCGCCCGGTGGACACCACACCCCGCCAGCCGATCACCATCCAGTCGCCGAGCAGCGCCGCCATTCCCAAGGCGTTCGGCCCGGTTTCGGGACAGGAAGACCTGTTCGGCAATGGCGCGCTGCCCTCTCCCGACCTGCTGTCGCCCGCGCCCGCCAGCGCGGTCAGCAAGATCGACCGGCCCGGCCTGGAGCGTAATGCGCGGCTGCTGGAAAGCGTGCTCGATGACTTCCACGTCAAGGGCGCGATCACCGAGGTGCGCCCCGGCCCCGTCGTCACCATGTATGAGCTGGAGCCGGCCCCGGGCATCAAGGCCAGCCGCGTCATCCAGCTCGCCGACGACATCGCCCGCAACATGTCGGCGCTCTCGGCGCGCGTCGCCACCATTCCGGGGCGGACGGTGATCGGCATCGAGCTGCCCAATGCGGACCGCGAATCCGTGGTGCTGCACCAGCTCATCACCAGCCAGCAGTTCGCCGAGCAGAAGGGGGGCCTGCCCATCATCCTTGGCAAGAACATCTTCGGCGAGCCGGTGATCGCCGATCTCGCCGGAATGCCGCATCTGCTCGTCGCGGGTACGACCGGCTCGGGCAAGTCGGTCGGCCTCAACACCATGCTGCTCTCGCTGCTCTACCGGATGACGCCGGACGATCTGCGCCTCATCATGATCGACCCGAAGATGCTGGAACTGAGCATCTACGACAACATCCCGCATCTGCTCTCCCCGGTCGTCACCGAGCCGGCCAAGGCCATCCGCGCGCTCAAATGGGCTGTCGAGCAGATGGAGGATCGCTATCGCATGATGGCCTCCATCGGCGTGCGTAACCTCGCCGGCTACAATGAGAAGGTCCGCGGCGCCCGTGCCAAGGGCAAATCGCTCGGCCGCCGCGTGCAAATCGGCTTCGACGAACAGACTCGCCAGCCGATCTACGAAGAAGAGGAGCTGGATTATCAGCCGCTGCCACAGATCGTGGTGGTGGTCGACGAGCTGGCCGACCTGATGATGACGGCCGGCAAGGAAGTCGAATTCCTGATCCAGCGCCTCGCTCAGAAGGCGCGTGCCGCCGGCATCCACCTCATCCTCGCGACGCAGCGCCCGTCGGTCGACGTCATCACGGGCGTCATCAAGGCGAACCTGCCGACCCGCATCAGCTTCTTCGTCACCTCGAAGATCGACAGCCGCACCATCCTGGGCGAGCAGGGCGCCGAGCAGCTGCTGGGCAAGGGCGACATGCTCTACATGGCGAGCGGCAAGGGCCTGATGCGCGTCCACGGGCCGTTCGTGAGCGATGACGAGGTGCGCGGGGTCGCCGATCATTGGCGCTCCAAGGGCCAGCCGGATTACATCTCCGCCGTCACCGAGGAGCCGGAAGATGGCAGCTTCGCGCTCGATGGCGTCGATCTCGGCGATGACAGCGCCGATGCCAAGCTGTTCCGCAAGGCCTGCCAGCTCGTGTTCGAGAACCAGAAGGCCTCGACCAGTTGGCTCCAGCGCCAGATGCGCATCGGCTATAACAGCGCGGCGCGCCTCATTGAGCGGATGGAAAATGAAGGCATGGTCGGCGCGCCCAACCATGTCGGCCGCCGGGAAGTGCTGCGCGACGAAATGGGCAATCCCAAGTAA
- the ispG gene encoding flavodoxin-dependent (E)-4-hydroxy-3-methylbut-2-enyl-diphosphate synthase, translated as MSEHNPGLRPWRDIARRECRQIMVGNVPVGGGAPVTVQTMTNTPTHDAKATIDQIRRCEEAGVDLIRVSCPDVESTAAMKQIVRAAKVPIIADIHFHYKRALEAADAGAACLRINPGNIGSAARVKEVVDAAKANGCAIRIGVNAGSLEKDLLEKYGEPCPEALVESALDHIKLLQDQDFHDYKVAVKASDVFLAVAAYMQLADAVDCPLHLGITEAGGLIGGTVKSAIGIGNLLWAGIGDTIRVSLSAEPEEEVRVGYEILKSLGIRTRGVRVVSCPSCARQGFDVIRTVEALESRLQHINTPISLSVLGCVVNGPGEARETDIGLTGGGNGKHMVYLSGVTDHHINDAQMIDHIVSLVEAKAAEIEAAKLEAEMSDAANASAVAAE; from the coding sequence ATGTCAGAGCATAATCCCGGCCTGCGCCCGTGGCGCGACATTGCGCGGCGCGAATGCCGCCAGATCATGGTCGGCAACGTGCCGGTCGGCGGCGGCGCGCCGGTGACCGTGCAGACGATGACCAACACGCCGACCCACGATGCGAAGGCGACGATCGACCAGATCCGCCGCTGCGAGGAGGCCGGTGTCGACCTCATCCGGGTTTCCTGCCCGGACGTGGAGAGCACGGCGGCGATGAAGCAGATCGTCCGCGCGGCCAAGGTGCCGATCATCGCAGACATTCATTTCCACTATAAACGCGCGCTGGAAGCCGCCGATGCGGGCGCGGCCTGCCTGCGCATCAACCCCGGCAATATCGGCTCTGCCGCGCGCGTGAAGGAAGTGGTGGATGCCGCCAAGGCCAATGGCTGTGCGATCCGCATCGGCGTGAATGCCGGCAGCCTCGAAAAGGATCTGCTGGAGAAATATGGCGAGCCCTGTCCCGAGGCGCTGGTGGAAAGCGCGCTCGACCATATCAAGCTGCTGCAGGACCAGGATTTTCACGACTATAAGGTCGCGGTGAAGGCCAGCGACGTGTTTCTGGCCGTCGCGGCCTATATGCAGCTTGCCGACGCGGTGGACTGCCCGCTGCACCTTGGCATCACCGAAGCCGGCGGGCTGATCGGCGGCACGGTGAAGAGCGCAATCGGCATCGGCAACCTGCTCTGGGCCGGCATCGGCGACACCATTCGCGTTTCGCTCTCCGCCGAGCCGGAAGAGGAAGTGCGTGTCGGCTACGAAATCCTCAAGTCGCTCGGCATCCGCACACGCGGTGTCCGCGTCGTCTCCTGCCCGAGCTGCGCAAGGCAGGGCTTCGATGTGATCCGCACGGTCGAGGCACTGGAGAGCCGCCTTCAGCACATCAACACGCCGATCTCGCTTTCCGTGCTGGGCTGCGTGGTCAATGGCCCCGGCGAAGCGCGGGAGACGGACATCGGCCTCACCGGAGGCGGCAATGGCAAACATATGGTCTACCTCTCCGGCGTGACCGATCACCACATCAACGATGCCCAGATGATCGACCACATCGTTTCGCTGGTGGAAGCCAAGGCGGCCGAGATCGAAGCGGCCAAGCTGGAAGCCGAGATGAGCGATGCTGCCAATGCCAGCGCCGTGGCGGCCGAATGA
- a CDS encoding SMP-30/gluconolactonase/LRE family protein → MTSHPSAPAASPAVSVALDARAALGEGPRWHAAERRLYWVDILRNELHRFDPETGADELRAFAQPVGCFAFRAAGGLLLAMKDGLAILADWGSEPQPFGDQILADKPDLRFNDGRTDSAGRFWVGSVNMAKSAHDAALYRVGRDGAIDLIEGGMLTCNAAAFNASGTTFCHADTPSHALRAYDADPASGTLSNRRILHQFEHGTGRPDGGSFDAEGCYWSALFEGGRVVRLSPEGELLQTVTLPVSRPTMIAFGGEDLRTAYVTTARAGLDEAALAREPHAGAIFSFPVDVPGLPEAPFGG, encoded by the coding sequence ATGACGTCACATCCCTCCGCCCCCGCAGCTTCGCCCGCCGTATCGGTCGCGCTCGATGCCCGCGCCGCGCTTGGCGAAGGGCCGCGCTGGCACGCCGCCGAGCGCCGGCTTTACTGGGTGGACATCCTGCGCAACGAACTGCACCGCTTCGACCCCGAAACGGGCGCGGACGAGTTGCGCGCCTTCGCCCAGCCGGTCGGCTGCTTCGCCTTCCGCGCAGCCGGTGGCTTGCTGCTGGCGATGAAAGACGGCCTCGCCATTCTGGCCGACTGGGGCTCCGAGCCGCAGCCCTTTGGCGATCAGATTCTCGCGGACAAGCCGGACCTGCGCTTCAATGATGGGCGGACGGATTCGGCCGGGCGGTTCTGGGTGGGCAGCGTCAACATGGCCAAGAGCGCGCATGATGCCGCGCTCTATCGCGTCGGCAGGGATGGGGCGATCGACCTGATCGAAGGCGGCATGCTCACCTGCAACGCGGCTGCCTTCAATGCGTCGGGGACGACCTTCTGCCACGCGGACACCCCCAGCCACGCCCTGCGCGCCTATGATGCCGATCCGGCGAGCGGCACGCTCTCCAACCGCCGCATCCTTCACCAGTTCGAGCACGGCACCGGGCGCCCCGATGGCGGATCGTTCGATGCGGAGGGTTGTTACTGGAGCGCCTTGTTCGAGGGTGGCCGGGTGGTGCGGCTCTCGCCCGAGGGCGAACTCCTCCAGACGGTGACGCTGCCGGTCAGCCGGCCGACCATGATCGCATTTGGGGGTGAGGATCTGCGCACCGCTTATGTCACCACGGCGCGGGCTGGGCTGGACGAGGCGGCATTGGCACGCGAGCCGCATGCGGGCGCGATTTTCAGCTTCCCCGTCGATGTGCCGGGTCTGCCCGAGGCGCCCTTTGGCGGCTAA
- a CDS encoding siroheme synthase — protein sequence MHSLPLFVTLSGQPVILLGTGEAADAKRRLIERAGGVPVADENATARIAFVAVEDETAAQAAAERLKARGLLVNVVDRPALCDFTTPAIVDRDPVLIAVSTGGASSGLAAALRQRLETILPARLGALASALNAAKAAMREAWPDACDRRRALGEALAPGGMLDPFGTPAVDPWLEARIAPASRAVHVIALRSDDPDDLTVREARTLGQADRILFAPDTPPAILARARADAERLPLSAEEAPPELPGLTVWLVPAED from the coding sequence ATGCACAGCCTTCCGCTCTTCGTCACCCTGTCGGGCCAGCCTGTCATCCTGCTTGGCACTGGGGAGGCCGCGGACGCCAAGCGCCGGCTGATCGAGCGGGCCGGCGGCGTGCCGGTTGCGGACGAGAATGCCACTGCCCGCATCGCCTTCGTGGCGGTGGAGGATGAAACAGCCGCTCAAGCCGCCGCAGAGCGGCTGAAGGCACGCGGACTGCTGGTCAATGTCGTCGACCGGCCGGCGCTGTGCGATTTCACGACGCCCGCCATTGTCGACCGCGATCCGGTATTGATCGCCGTTTCCACAGGCGGCGCCTCCTCGGGGCTGGCCGCAGCCTTGCGCCAGCGGCTGGAGACGATCCTCCCGGCCCGGCTCGGCGCCCTCGCCAGCGCGCTCAATGCCGCCAAGGCCGCAATGCGGGAGGCCTGGCCCGATGCCTGCGACCGCCGCCGCGCGCTTGGCGAGGCGCTGGCGCCGGGCGGCATGCTCGACCCCTTCGGCACGCCTGCGGTAGACCCGTGGCTGGAAGCACGCATCGCGCCCGCCTCGCGCGCCGTGCATGTCATCGCCTTGCGCTCGGACGACCCGGATGACCTGACGGTTCGGGAGGCCCGCACGCTGGGCCAGGCAGACCGCATCCTGTTCGCCCCCGACACCCCGCCCGCCATTCTCGCCCGCGCCCGCGCCGACGCGGAACGCCTGCCGCTCAGCGCGGAAGAAGCCCCGCCCGAACTGCCGGGGCTGACCGTCTGGCTCGTCCCGGCCGAGGATTGA